The genomic window TCCAGGAGATGTCATATCATATTACCCCTGAAAAAACGCTATACGCAAATGATTCTTCATAGATAAGTAGGTGTTTTTGTGATGGCACGGCACAGCATGATCCAGTCCGACAGACTTTTGGGATATATCTTCTCCAGATCACATGAACACACATCAAGATGAACACAAACAACTCGGGTTATATCGATCAATTAATTGGGGAGTCTATAAAAATAAGTCCATTTTCTATAATGGATTAATATTTCCGGTATATGGTTTTCCGTGGACCGACTTCTACCACATACACGATGAGTTTATTATTTTGAATAGAGAGAATTGCCCGGTAACCACCAACTTGAAGAGAATGAAAGGGAGCCTTTTCAGATCCTTCTAGCTTCTGCACATGTGACCAGGGATTACTCTTCAGTTCATGTATGGCTCTGATTATTTCCTGAGCTATTGGCAGAGGTATTTTTTTGAGATTTCTTTTTGCTTTATTCGAGTAGATGATCTGAAATTCAGTCATTCAACCCCGAATTCTTTCATGATCTCTTCCTCGGTATGTACCTTTCCTGCCTTAATATCTTCCAGGGCTTCTTGGATACCTGCTATCTCTTCGGTTGTCAAAGGATCAGGATCTATTACACTTGATAAAAGACGCTCAATCACCGCACTATAGGATTCCCGGGGATGTGTTTTCAGGTTTGATAGTTGTTCTTTCAAGTCTGATCGAATGTATATTGTGGAGGCCTCTTGCATGATTTACCTATAGGTGTTTACAGGTATTGATAGTTGTGTCCACTAATTATTTCGATCAGCATGGCACAGTTTCATCAGAATTTCACACAATTCTAAACTCA from Methanospirillum lacunae includes these protein-coding regions:
- a CDS encoding DUF7557 family protein, producing MQEASTIYIRSDLKEQLSNLKTHPRESYSAVIERLLSSVIDPDPLTTEEIAGIQEALEDIKAGKVHTEEEIMKEFGVE
- a CDS encoding type II toxin-antitoxin system RelE family toxin produces the protein MTEFQIIYSNKAKRNLKKIPLPIAQEIIRAIHELKSNPWSHVQKLEGSEKAPFHSLQVGGYRAILSIQNNKLIVYVVEVGPRKTIYRKY